The Brucella melitensis bv. 1 str. 16M nucleotide sequence ATACAGCGACCGATGCAGACAGTTGTATCAGCTTTGCCGGCGAAATATGCGAGTATCCCGCCGGAAAAACTGCCCGGAGTTTGCGCGATGAGAGCGCGTTTCGACCTGACTGGATCAGGTCGGCGCTCCAACCCCTTTATTTCAAGCATAATCTTGATCGCCCTCGTTCCATCCCGATCGGATTACGCTCTAACGCGCATTCCAGGCAGGCATGGGGTATTGAGGCGGATTGACTTGCCCGGCGGGACCACGGATCTCCACCAACTTGCCGTCCTGCACCTGAACCACGATCTGCGGCAGGTTGATCTGGCCTTGTTTATCAAACGCGATCGGGCCGTAAAGGCTGTCGAACTTGATGCTGGCCAGCGCATCCCGGACCTTCTGCGGGTCGAGCGAATTGGCCTTTTCAATTGCTTCCGCGAAAGCTTCCACATCGGAAGCGCCCGAGGCGGCATGATAATCCGGCTCATAGTTGAAACGGGCCTTGTATTCGGTCTCGAATTTGGCCGCATCGCCGAACCAGCGGTCTTTAAGGTCGGCGCTGGGAAGCCAGGCGGTCATGCCGAAGGCATAGTTTGCATCCTTGCCGAGCGCCTTGCGGAAATCTTCGGTTGGCACCCCTACGGTGAAGGAATACAGCTTTGGATCGAAGGCCAGGCTCTTCGACTGGCGAACGAAATTGAGCACTTCGGTTTCATGACCGGCGACGAGAACCGCATCGACGTTCTTGCTTTTGATCTGTGAGATCAATGACGTGAAGTCCGTGGAATTGGTCGCGAATTTCTCATCGGCCGCGATGGTGAAGCCCGCATCTTTCAGCAGTTTTCGGGTGCCGTCAGCGACGGAAACGTCAAAGGAATCGTCCGCATAAACGAGTGCGACATTCGTCACCTTCGGGTCCAGCCCCTTCAGCATTTCCACCGTCGAGCCGAAATAGTTGGAGGCCGGCGCCAGTGTGCCAAAGATATATTTGAAATTGCGGCTATATATTTCGTCGGAAGCGCCCCCGCCTTGCACCATTGGAATCCGGTATTTTTCAGAAATAACGGAATCTGCGAGCGCAAAATTACTGGCGAAAGGCCCGAGCAGAAAATTGACTTTATCGGTGGTCACAAGTTGCGTGTATTGGCGCACGCTCAGATTGACGTTCGATTGGTTGTCGTAGATTTTCAGCGCCAGCTTGTAGGGTTTGCCATCAACCTTCACGCCGCCCGCAGCGTTGATCTTGTCGATGGTAATATTATAAGCGTCCTGATAATAACGCCCGGTATTGGCTACAGGGCCGGACAATTGCACCGAAGCGCCCAATGTAATGACGTCTTCAGCCTTTGCTGATATCGTCATCAACGACAGCCCGGCGACGCCACAAGCCAAAACCCTGGTCCAGGCTGGCAAACGAGTTCCTATCATAACAACCTCCCGAATTTTCCAATCCATACTAGCAATGAAATATTGTGCGTTGAAAGAAAAATCGGCCTGCCAATAGCGGAAAAAACAGGTCTGCATCGTGATGGATGTCGTGCGCCGGGAATGAAGCGCTCTGGTTTCAAAGCTCCGTTTTAACCGGAACCGCTCCGGCAAGGATCGCCTTTTCCTAGCGCACGCATCTTTTTGGGTGAAAATCCATAGAGCTTGCGGAACGCACTCGTGAAGGTGGATGTGTTGTTATAGCCTGCAAGATGTGCCGCCTGGGATATGGGAATACTGTCTCTTGAGAGCGCCACACATGCCGCTTCCAGCCTCTGCTGCTTGATGAAATTATAAAGGGTGGTGCCGTAATGTTTCTTGAAGCGGCGCTGAACCGTCGATGCGCTGATCGCCACCTTCTGTGCGATCAGGTCGATGGTCAGGTCGCGGTCGAGATTGGCCATGATAAATTCGCGGATGCGCTCGCAATCTTGCCGGTTCGCCGATGACAGGACCGGCGGTTGTTTTTCCTTTTCCGCCATCATGGCCAGGCAAGCCTGCCACATAATATCGAGCCCCTGCGCGCGTAGATTGAGCGTCGCCAGCGGGCCTGCCGCCACGGATGGCGGGTTCATGATCTTTTCGGCAAGTTGCAGAATATGCTGTCCGGGGGCGAAAGAATAGGATGCGAGATGTTGTGTGAGGAATGAGCGCAGCGTGGTTTCCTGTGCTTCATCCTGCAAATCCAGCTGGTTGCGCAACCAGGAATGCGGGGCGGAGATCATCACCTTGCGCAATGGCACATCGCTTTGGCTGAAAAAGCGCAATTTGCTGTAGCGGGCAATGTTGAGCATGAAAACCAAAGGCTTGCGCGCTTCACCACTGCCCACATCCAGATGGAAAGAGACGCCGTCGATCTCGAAATGCTGCATCCCCTGAAAGAATATCATCAGCATCAGCTTCGGAAAGATTTCCTGTTCGCTGAAATCGGTGGTGCAATTGGGGCATTATTGAGCGAACCAACAAAAAATTCATGCGACGTGTACTGCATAAGGCGACCTTACCGAGCCATCCGGTCCGCCGTGCCGTTTTCGCATAAAAGTTTGGCAATTTTACCAAACTCTTTCGCCTTGACAGCGCCAACGGGCCAACATAATATATGAATGTATTAGTCATCTTTATATCCCTCCCGGATCGGTCGCAAGCCCGTGGTGCTTGAACGGGGATAATCCGGGTCGGAACTTTCTGGAGGGGCCGGATTGACCTATCGAAAACCGCTTTGTTGAGCCAGCGCCACGCGCATCTGAAGTGCTCTCATAACCATTTCCCCGCCTCTGCATTGCAGCATTTAAAGCAAAGCGGTTCGCTTTGCTTTATGGAACCATTTGGAATCAAATCATGAAGTTCACGAGAATGCTGGTGCTCGCCAGCACATCTCTGCTTGCCACCGTCGCCACATCGCAGGCTCAGGAAGTAAAGCGTGATACGAAAAAGCAGGGTGAAGTTGTCCTTAAACCCATTACGATCATAAGCCACGGCAAGGACAATATCGAAGCGACCGGCGGCACTGTCCTTACTTATAAAGATATTGAAAAGCTGCAACCTGCCAACGTTTCCGAGTTGTTTTCGCGCCAGTCCTCCATCGCTGTTTCCGGCGGTGGCGGCCCGTCGAAGCGTATTCACGTTCTTGGCATGGAGCAATCCAATCTGGCGGTCAGTGTGGATGGCGTGCCGCAAACGGCGACAAGCTGGCACCATACGGGTTCCAACGTAATCGATCCTGCGTTTCTCAAGCGCGTGGAAGTGGAGGCCGGAGCGGCCGCCGCAGATTCCGGCTTTGGCGCGGCCGCTGGTGCGATCCGCTACGAGACCGTTAATGCGCTCGATCTGCTGGAGCCGGGCAAAACCTTCGGTGCGCGCATCATAGGTTCCTACGGTACAAATGGCAGGGGTTTTTCCGGCAGTACCGCCGCCTATGGCCTCAAGGATGGCTTCGACTGGCTGCTGATGCTGCATGGCACGTCGGGCCACAATTATAAAAACGGCGATGGAACCGAAATACTCGGCACCGAGCCTGCCGCGCGCAATATTCTGGGCAAGGCCGGTTATGAATTCGACGGCAACCGCATCGATATTGGCTATGAACGCAGCCGCGACAAGGCCGACCGTCTTATCAAGATGAATATGGGGCTGCCCGGCGACACCGAATATCCGCTTGAGGTTGCGCGTGATTCCGTGAACATAAAATATACCCGTACCGATGCTACGGACATGTGGGATCCGGAGGTGCAGTTCTATTACAATCGCAACGATTATTGGCGCAACGATTATCAGAACAGGACAAACGGCAACATGATCCTCAAGGAGGATCTGTATGGCGGCAAGTTGCAGAATACTTTCACGATCGACTACGGCAAGATTACCGCCGGTATCGATTTTGGCAAGCACGACTACAATACGGACAATTACGGTCATAATGACCGCCGCTACCGCAAGTTCAACACCCAGCAGGTCGGTGCATTCACGCAAGGCCGGTTTGAATTCGATAACGGCTTCAGCCTTTCGACAGGTGCCCGCTATGACTATAGCCGGTTTGCGGACTGGAACGATGAGGTGTTTTCAGATAGCGGCGCCAGCGTGAACGGCACGCTATCATACAAGTTCAACGAGCATATCGAGGTTTTTGCCGGTGCTTCACGGACCTGGCTTGGCTACGTCCTCGGTGATTACGGCTATGTCCACGCCCGCAATAATGCTTTCTATACCGACCCGACCTTCAGCCCCGGAAGGGCGCGCAATTATAAAGCGGGTGTGAATTTCGGCGGTGCAGACTGGAGTGCCGGCATTACGCTTTTCGACACGCGCATCGCCGGTCTGCCGAATTATGACAGCCAGAAGCTTGGCAACGATCCGGAAGAATATCGTTCGCGAGGCTTTACCCTCAATGCGCGCTATATCTGGAACTACACGACCATTGGCGCAACCTTTACCAAGGCCAAGGTTACGGCGGGCGACGACCCAGTCTTGCCGAACAGCGGCAGCTTCATGCCGATCGGTGATATGGCGACGCTTTTCATCGACCAGGAAATCCCCGACTACAATATGAAAGTGGGTGCTACGCTGGCCTGGGCGGGTAGAATTTCAGACGAGGCTGCTACTGCTGCCAACTTCTACGATCAGCCTGCCTATACGGTTGTCAACGCCTATGCGGAATGGAATCCGCCAGCGGTTAAGAATATGACGTTGCGCGTGGGTGTCGAGAACCTGTTCAACGAAAACTATTACGAGAGAACCAGCTTCGCGCCGAGTCAGAACCGTGGTGGCATCGATGCGGTTTGGGCGCCGGGCCGGACCTTCACTTTCCAGACGGCCTTCAAGTTCTGACGGTGACGGCCCTGAGGTAAAACCCGTATCCCGGTTTTTTCTAAAGCATGTCTCCCAAAAGTGCGGGAGGCATACACGAAAACAAAAGCTTAAAGCGTGTCGCATTTTATCATGCGGCACGCTTTATCATGTTGAGGAAAAGCTTTGACCTTGTGACATAAGCCAGTCCAGGTTTTA carries:
- a CDS encoding amino acid ABC transporter substrate-binding protein, which encodes MIGTRLPAWTRVLACGVAGLSLMTISAKAEDVITLGASVQLSGPVANTGRYYQDAYNITIDKINAAGGVKVDGKPYKLALKIYDNQSNVNLSVRQYTQLVTTDKVNFLLGPFASNFALADSVISEKYRIPMVQGGGASDEIYSRNFKYIFGTLAPASNYFGSTVEMLKGLDPKVTNVALVYADDSFDVSVADGTRKLLKDAGFTIAADEKFATNSTDFTSLISQIKSKNVDAVLVAGHETEVLNFVRQSKSLAFDPKLYSFTVGVPTEDFRKALGKDANYAFGMTAWLPSADLKDRWFGDAAKFETEYKARFNYEPDYHAASGASDVEAFAEAIEKANSLDPQKVRDALASIKFDSLYGPIAFDKQGQINLPQIVVQVQDGKLVEIRGPAGQVNPPQYPMPAWNAR
- a CDS encoding helix-turn-helix transcriptional regulator; this encodes MLMIFFQGMQHFEIDGVSFHLDVGSGEARKPLVFMLNIARYSKLRFFSQSDVPLRKVMISAPHSWLRNQLDLQDEAQETTLRSFLTQHLASYSFAPGQHILQLAEKIMNPPSVAAGPLATLNLRAQGLDIMWQACLAMMAEKEKQPPVLSSANRQDCERIREFIMANLDRDLTIDLIAQKVAISASTVQRRFKKHYGTTLYNFIKQQRLEAACVALSRDSIPISQAAHLAGYNNTSTFTSAFRKLYGFSPKKMRALGKGDPCRSGSG
- a CDS encoding TonB-dependent receptor domain-containing protein; protein product: MKFTRMLVLASTSLLATVATSQAQEVKRDTKKQGEVVLKPITIISHGKDNIEATGGTVLTYKDIEKLQPANVSELFSRQSSIAVSGGGGPSKRIHVLGMEQSNLAVSVDGVPQTATSWHHTGSNVIDPAFLKRVEVEAGAAAADSGFGAAAGAIRYETVNALDLLEPGKTFGARIIGSYGTNGRGFSGSTAAYGLKDGFDWLLMLHGTSGHNYKNGDGTEILGTEPAARNILGKAGYEFDGNRIDIGYERSRDKADRLIKMNMGLPGDTEYPLEVARDSVNIKYTRTDATDMWDPEVQFYYNRNDYWRNDYQNRTNGNMILKEDLYGGKLQNTFTIDYGKITAGIDFGKHDYNTDNYGHNDRRYRKFNTQQVGAFTQGRFEFDNGFSLSTGARYDYSRFADWNDEVFSDSGASVNGTLSYKFNEHIEVFAGASRTWLGYVLGDYGYVHARNNAFYTDPTFSPGRARNYKAGVNFGGADWSAGITLFDTRIAGLPNYDSQKLGNDPEEYRSRGFTLNARYIWNYTTIGATFTKAKVTAGDDPVLPNSGSFMPIGDMATLFIDQEIPDYNMKVGATLAWAGRISDEAATAANFYDQPAYTVVNAYAEWNPPAVKNMTLRVGVENLFNENYYERTSFAPSQNRGGIDAVWAPGRTFTFQTAFKF